One window of Methanomassiliicoccales archaeon genomic DNA carries:
- the rfbD gene encoding dTDP-4-dehydrorhamnose reductase, with translation MRRVAVVGSSGLVGYHIIKEAESRGWNVLGTFLTNDPGVISCSSLDILDPEGVNDLLSRFQPEGVILAAAVSDVDECERNPGVAWNVNVEGTLNVAEVCARLGCPMLFISSDYVFNGLKDSPYREEDLPDPLNIYGRTKLEGERLVLEASVQNIVCRVSVVFGWQGTSVRDNIVLKVLRRLKANEEVSLFNDQWNTPTYAPEAASLMLDLLSKDRGTISMFEGEGRGIFHLSGRECVSRYELGMLVADVFDLDHNLIRPLSMEKAGMSAPRPRISCLSVVKVEAELNTSITSLREALEDMRSREGES, from the coding sequence ATGAGGAGAGTGGCAGTGGTGGGCTCCTCTGGGCTGGTCGGCTACCACATCATTAAAGAAGCAGAGTCCAGAGGCTGGAATGTACTGGGTACCTTTCTGACGAATGATCCCGGAGTCATATCATGCTCAAGCCTGGACATACTGGACCCGGAGGGGGTGAATGATCTGTTGAGTCGATTCCAACCAGAAGGTGTAATCCTAGCGGCTGCTGTCAGCGATGTCGATGAGTGTGAGCGAAATCCGGGGGTGGCTTGGAATGTCAACGTGGAGGGAACACTGAATGTGGCCGAGGTCTGTGCGAGACTTGGGTGCCCCATGCTCTTCATCTCTTCTGACTACGTATTCAACGGGTTGAAGGACTCCCCGTATCGTGAAGAGGATTTACCGGATCCCCTCAACATATATGGACGAACTAAACTGGAAGGAGAACGGCTTGTGCTTGAAGCGTCAGTCCAAAATATTGTCTGTAGAGTCTCAGTGGTCTTTGGATGGCAGGGCACTTCAGTTCGGGACAACATCGTCCTCAAGGTCCTTCGCAGGTTGAAAGCTAATGAGGAAGTATCACTCTTCAATGACCAGTGGAACACTCCTACCTACGCTCCGGAGGCCGCCTCCCTCATGCTTGACCTGTTGTCCAAGGATAGAGGAACGATCTCGATGTTCGAGGGTGAGGGTAGAGGCATCTTCCATTTGTCTGGAAGAGAGTGCGTCTCACGCTACGAGCTGGGTATGCTGGTAGCTGATGTTTTTGATCTTGATCACAATCTGATACGGCCCTTGAGCATGGAGAAAGCCGGTATGTCAGCACCAAGGCCCAGAATCTCCTGTCTTTCGGTAGTAAAGGTGGAAGCAGAATTAAATACGAGTATCACCTCGTTGAGGGAAGCACTTGAGGATATGCGTTCTAGGGAGGGAGAGAGCTGA
- a CDS encoding flavodoxin family protein — protein sequence MNILAINGSPRKDGRTSALLKFLMETGVEMGCSCEFIHLIDLDIEDCRACMVCKESGECAVDDDMKSLYDRIREADILMLGSPIYMGAESGRMKCFLDRLYAFLVRKEGNGAPFNTTMPPSKGMLAVFTCNNDQGCIVYDETASRYSRFFSDLLRFQKTMAFVVPVADNKDIAESCYARNLTSAIASLILGEDMVSEQQVEERTIEGRGVEVWGKDLMYSNEDEEDLLFSEDEIHPALEGHHEVQDGREKKHPLRCPRSLARERYPMEDEEDDLFSEDDP from the coding sequence ATGAATATCCTGGCCATCAACGGAAGCCCTCGAAAGGATGGGAGAACGAGCGCCCTCCTGAAATTCCTCATGGAGACCGGGGTAGAAATGGGCTGCTCATGCGAGTTCATACATCTGATCGATCTGGACATCGAAGACTGCAGGGCTTGCATGGTCTGCAAGGAATCGGGAGAGTGCGCGGTCGACGACGATATGAAATCTCTCTATGACAGGATCAGGGAGGCCGACATCCTCATGTTGGGCTCTCCGATCTACATGGGCGCGGAATCGGGGAGAATGAAATGCTTCCTGGACCGGTTGTATGCCTTCCTGGTCAGGAAAGAGGGAAATGGAGCCCCCTTCAACACCACCATGCCCCCTAGTAAGGGGATGCTGGCGGTGTTCACATGCAATAACGACCAAGGTTGCATTGTCTATGACGAGACTGCTTCAAGATACTCCAGGTTCTTCAGCGACCTGCTCCGTTTCCAGAAGACCATGGCCTTTGTGGTGCCAGTCGCAGACAACAAGGATATTGCAGAAAGTTGCTACGCCAGGAACCTCACCTCAGCAATAGCCAGCCTGATCCTGGGAGAGGATATGGTCTCAGAACAGCAGGTTGAGGAGAGGACGATTGAAGGTCGAGGGGTGGAGGTCTGGGGAAAGGACTTGATGTATTCTAATGAGGATGAAGAGGACCTTCTCTTCTCGGAAGATGAGATCCATCCTGCCCTTGAAGGACATCATGAGGTACAGGACGGTAGGGAAAAGAAGCATCCTCTCCGATGCCCACGCAGTCTGGCGAGGGAGAGATACCCTATGGAAGATGAGGAAGACGATCTATTCTCCGAGGATGACCCCTAG